The region GCAATGGCTGCAGGGTTCTCCGTAAAGGTTGCAGTGATAACTGCACCATTAGACCTTGCCTTCAATGGATCAAAACCCCTGATTCTCAAGCGAATGCCACTTTATTCTTAGCCAAGTTCTATGGTCGTGCTGGCCTCGTCAACCTCATTGAAGCCGGCCCCCCAAAACTCCGCCCAGGTATAAATTACTATTCGATCTGATTTTGTATACATATTTTTCTAGCAAATTTTAGGTCTGATTTTGTTATTGGCTTTGCATGCAGCTATATTTAGGTCATTGCTATATGAGGCGTGTGGCCGGATAGTGAATCCGGTCTATGGTTCAGTAGGCATGCTTTGGTCAGGTAATTGGGCCCAATGCCAAGCAGCCGTTGATGCGGTGCTCAAAGGGTCACCCATCATGTCATTGCCTTCCTCTTCTGAGGTTCCAGCACCACACTTGATCTCTTCTCTCAACACCTACGACATACGCCACGTGCCCAGGGACCAAGACTCTCCTGAACTAACCAAAGCCAAGAACCAGACCCGGTTCAAGCGGTCCATTGCCACCAGGCCCAATTCACAGTCTGAACCAACGAGCAGGGTTAACCCGGGTGAGTGGGGATTTCAACCGGTTCGTGATTCATGTTTGGGTCATTTGGGAAATGGGGGTAGTTATATAAAAGATGAGGATAGCATATTTTCTGTTGAAACAGTGGAGGGTTCTTTGTGGAGTCAGGTTGAACCGGACAGGTTCTTCAAGTTTAATGGACAAGGTGATGACAGTGATGTCCGTTTGGATCTGACTCTGGGTTTGGTTTCAGAGTAGTACAAGTTAAAATGGTACCTGTTCGTAGAAAATTGACTTGAGGCATGCAGGTGTGCTGCCTTAGCTTCAGCGATGcggttttataattatttgaactTCTTCTGCTAGCATAAATATATTGTAGGaataatttattcttatttaagaaaaatcatcaaaaacttAGAAGAAAAGACACATACAATATTAGGGATATATAATTTTACCTTTTGTTAATTTGGCGAGGAGTATGaatgtagttgtttttttttctttcagaatCCATGAAATATATCGGATTGCTTAaatgaaatcaacaaaatatttcatctcGAATTTGTCtccatccttttgttttgtggtCAGACTTCAGTATTAAATAATCTTTCTATGAGCTTTGCTTATTAACTAATCTTTCCAGTACCGACGTACCAGtacttttttttagagaaattaataaaaattagctACTGATCGAGAACCATTATTTTCCGTTTgattaaccttttattttagtcaCGGTGGATGATATATTATGGTGGTCGTCAAAAGAGTCATGACCATTGTGCATCAGTGCATGTATTTGGTCGTGAATTCACTCCACGTAATGTGGTGGTTCTGTAAGGATTCAGACAGCTGCCCTTCATGAATGAATCTAGGGGATTGTTTCCAGGTCTCATCGCATGTAGTGGC is a window of Populus nigra chromosome 10, ddPopNigr1.1, whole genome shotgun sequence DNA encoding:
- the LOC133704365 gene encoding LOB domain-containing protein 42-like; translated protein: MRMSCNGCRVLRKGCSDNCTIRPCLQWIKTPDSQANATLFLAKFYGRAGLVNLIEAGPPKLRPAIFRSLLYEACGRIVNPVYGSVGMLWSGNWAQCQAAVDAVLKGSPIMSLPSSSEVPAPHLISSLNTYDIRHVPRDQDSPELTKAKNQTRFKRSIATRPNSQSEPTSRVNPGEWGFQPVRDSCLGHLGNGGSYIKDEDSIFSVETVEGSLWSQVEPDRFFKFNGQGDDSDVRLDLTLGLVSE